Proteins from a genomic interval of Bdellovibrionales bacterium:
- a CDS encoding 6-carboxytetrahydropterin synthase — protein MSKSSLVILSRKAYFSAGVRYFNFTWTEDQNQKVFGDSCSEYGHGYNFILEARLAGHRDPKTSLVVNLTDVEEDLKEVVALLNKKHLGYEVDFFKVRVPTVENIAEYCFIELKKRLGSLLVGVRLRQGEDDWVDIL, from the coding sequence ATGTCTAAATCATCCTTAGTCATTTTATCGAGAAAGGCTTATTTCAGTGCCGGAGTGAGATATTTTAATTTTACCTGGACCGAAGACCAAAATCAGAAAGTGTTTGGTGATTCCTGTAGCGAATATGGCCATGGGTATAATTTTATATTGGAAGCGCGTCTGGCTGGGCACCGCGATCCAAAGACCAGTTTAGTCGTCAATCTCACCGACGTAGAAGAAGATCTGAAAGAAGTCGTTGCACTCCTCAACAAAAAGCATTTGGGATATGAAGTCGATTTTTTCAAAGTACGGGTCCCAACAGTAGAAAACATCGCAGAATATTGCTTTATTGAATTAAAAAAGCGCCTAGGATCACTTCTTGTCGGAGTCAGATTGCGACAGGGAGAAGATGATTGGGTCGACATTCTCTAG
- a CDS encoding DUF2817 domain-containing protein, with product MGRLFFAVIGVLVAPLIQSCSNLLVEMSSEKISLAPTETTATRENPPLVSAIDSSSKILPSSLKVEKQTDKTDKSEIQYDQNEVSSICNLELARLPGPLKSEDFAKACKKAQVLQGCVSEERRPIFHYERLSSDSKGKKILALALIHGDELPSGSVARAWMARLESVEPRNSWRVIPVLNPDGFGKKTRVNARGVDINRNFPTEGWEREAVQRWKSMSKSDPRRYPGPNSGSEMETRCAMKHIEDFNPDFIISIHTPLGVLDFDGPRLKYPRFEPLPWISLGNFPGSLGRYMWKDHNVPVLTIELKGSGGLKRLEQFDHLQDISGTVAIQSNKAKEEKN from the coding sequence ATGGGCAGACTATTTTTCGCTGTGATCGGAGTTTTGGTGGCTCCCCTAATCCAATCCTGTTCTAATTTATTGGTAGAAATGAGCAGTGAGAAAATCTCTCTTGCGCCCACTGAGACAACTGCTACCCGAGAAAACCCGCCATTGGTTTCAGCAATTGATTCCTCAAGTAAAATTCTACCTTCTTCGCTGAAGGTGGAAAAACAGACAGATAAAACTGACAAAAGCGAAATTCAGTATGATCAAAACGAAGTCTCATCCATTTGCAATCTTGAGTTGGCGCGGCTTCCAGGTCCATTAAAGAGTGAAGATTTTGCCAAAGCTTGTAAAAAAGCTCAGGTGCTTCAGGGATGTGTGAGCGAGGAGAGACGTCCAATATTTCATTACGAAAGATTAAGCAGTGATTCGAAAGGAAAAAAAATTCTTGCTTTGGCCCTTATTCACGGGGATGAACTGCCCAGCGGCAGCGTTGCGCGGGCATGGATGGCGAGACTTGAAAGCGTTGAGCCGCGTAATTCCTGGAGAGTTATTCCTGTTTTGAATCCCGATGGATTTGGCAAAAAAACCCGTGTCAATGCCCGCGGAGTTGATATCAACCGCAACTTCCCGACAGAGGGATGGGAGCGTGAAGCTGTTCAAAGATGGAAATCAATGAGCAAAAGCGATCCTCGTCGATATCCGGGTCCGAATTCAGGAAGTGAAATGGAAACTCGCTGCGCGATGAAGCACATTGAGGATTTTAACCCAGATTTTATTATTTCGATACATACCCCGCTCGGAGTTTTGGATTTTGATGGGCCGAGACTGAAGTATCCCCGTTTTGAGCCCCTACCTTGGATATCATTAGGCAATTTTCCGGGCAGCTTAGGGCGTTATATGTGGAAAGATCATAACGTTCCCGTGCTGACGATCGAGCTCAAGGGGTCTGGAGGCCTAAAGAGACTTGAGCAGTTTGATCACCTCCAGGATATCTCAGGCACGGTGGCCATTCAGTCTAACAAAGCCAAGGAAGAAAAGAACTAG
- the cdd gene encoding cytidine deaminase, translating into MSLTPSLKKQLLDAAIKARLNSYSPYSKCKVGSALLMDDQRIFSGCNIENASYGATICAERSAIFSAIGQGFKNVQAILVVTDSLEPWPPCGMCRQVLSEFASAEVPVFLCNLDGVVREKTLGELCPHFFGPLQLS; encoded by the coding sequence ATGAGCCTCACTCCTTCCCTAAAAAAGCAACTTCTTGATGCCGCCATAAAGGCGCGATTGAATTCTTATAGCCCCTACAGTAAATGCAAGGTCGGCTCGGCACTCTTGATGGATGATCAACGAATATTTTCTGGTTGCAACATTGAAAACGCCTCCTACGGGGCCACCATCTGCGCCGAAAGGTCTGCGATATTTTCAGCGATCGGACAGGGATTTAAAAATGTGCAAGCCATATTGGTTGTGACAGATTCTCTCGAACCATGGCCTCCCTGCGGGATGTGCCGTCAGGTCCTGAGCGAATTTGCCTCAGCAGAGGTCCCTGTTTTCCTGTGCAACCTCGATGGAGTTGTGAGAGAGAAAACCCTAGGAGAGCTCTGCCCTCACTTTTTTGGGCCTCTCCAACTATCTTGA
- a CDS encoding VWA domain-containing protein — protein sequence MFSVFNLFTSLFSDIQFLCKRLSCFLLTVMIPLFFSVSSPSLTAMAGDPEPLKSGARLTIVDADAKGSLFVEVLTQAPQKISSRNLQLDDIPAFLFGLNGQNKIEADEWTLFYNNLQSPDKSVEIVTRELDQKSKIYKTIFRVELGKIPTEVTELSLALATSLEGDAQDPMVKDLEFITTIVRAGENKIAIFSPQVGSLTEERAIFLLTLYRHGNGWKIRTQGDGFKGGFASLFESFGGARADDPEMKGQESAPQPAVPESPAQPLQPPPSTAEQRNKITLEKISKKAPGLVDLAKKVNVLVDKMGLGEIFADVLLVLDASGSMQSQYPEGVQRLINRIVPLALRLDPDGAIPCYAFASHCARLSIDTTGDEVGDSITLENYEQFVKRAQQSRMPYEQTTQGGFLGKIFRKSYSNQEDILHALGYDANQLNADQLKDLGISRQPYSGWSGIFPGLGSSNDEVALLEMLSRDYAGTKKPVLAIVVHDGGVGSSRAISEKIKSMASDGVPIFLQFVGWAGSGYGVLEKLDTLEGRRIDNTGFFALTAKDLTEMPEEVLLQKILKEFPAWLKAAEKEGIIQSHSCRERLL from the coding sequence ATGTTTAGTGTGTTTAATCTCTTCACTTCTCTTTTTTCTGACATTCAGTTTCTTTGCAAGCGACTTTCCTGCTTTCTTTTGACGGTCATGATCCCGCTCTTTTTTTCAGTCTCGTCACCAAGCTTGACTGCAATGGCCGGGGATCCGGAACCGCTTAAAAGTGGAGCCAGATTAACAATTGTTGATGCAGATGCAAAGGGCTCGCTCTTTGTGGAGGTGCTAACACAAGCACCGCAAAAAATATCATCAAGAAATCTTCAGCTAGATGATATTCCGGCTTTTCTGTTTGGTCTTAATGGACAAAATAAAATCGAAGCCGATGAGTGGACGCTCTTCTACAATAATTTGCAGTCTCCAGATAAGTCTGTTGAGATCGTCACTCGTGAACTGGATCAAAAATCTAAAATTTACAAAACCATCTTTCGTGTCGAGCTGGGCAAGATCCCCACAGAAGTAACCGAGCTGAGTTTAGCTCTCGCTACCTCACTTGAAGGGGACGCGCAAGATCCGATGGTTAAAGATCTTGAATTCATTACTACTATTGTGCGAGCGGGAGAAAATAAAATTGCTATCTTCTCACCTCAAGTTGGATCCTTGACCGAAGAAAGAGCGATTTTCCTGTTAACTCTTTACAGGCATGGCAATGGTTGGAAAATAAGGACCCAGGGAGATGGGTTTAAGGGCGGATTTGCAAGTTTATTTGAATCCTTCGGTGGAGCGAGAGCTGACGACCCGGAAATGAAAGGCCAAGAGTCGGCCCCTCAACCTGCTGTTCCTGAATCACCCGCACAGCCACTCCAACCACCTCCCTCCACTGCAGAGCAAAGGAACAAAATCACCCTGGAAAAGATTTCAAAAAAAGCGCCTGGTCTCGTGGATTTGGCAAAGAAAGTGAATGTCCTTGTCGACAAAATGGGTTTGGGTGAAATATTTGCGGATGTTCTCCTTGTCCTGGATGCATCCGGATCAATGCAGAGCCAATACCCTGAGGGTGTTCAAAGGCTAATTAATCGCATCGTACCCTTGGCTCTACGATTAGACCCTGATGGGGCCATTCCCTGTTACGCATTTGCCTCCCATTGCGCTAGGTTGTCGATTGATACGACAGGGGACGAGGTCGGTGATTCTATTACACTGGAAAATTATGAGCAGTTTGTAAAGAGAGCACAACAAAGCCGCATGCCCTATGAACAGACAACTCAAGGGGGATTTTTAGGAAAGATTTTTCGAAAGTCTTACTCCAATCAGGAAGATATCTTGCACGCACTTGGTTACGATGCGAATCAGCTGAATGCGGATCAACTGAAGGATTTAGGGATATCTCGACAGCCTTATTCCGGTTGGAGCGGGATATTTCCAGGACTTGGCTCCAGCAATGACGAGGTTGCCCTTCTTGAAATGTTGAGCCGAGATTATGCGGGAACAAAAAAACCGGTACTTGCTATTGTTGTTCATGATGGCGGAGTCGGGAGCTCAAGGGCCATAAGTGAGAAAATTAAGTCTATGGCTAGCGATGGTGTTCCAATTTTTCTTCAGTTTGTCGGTTGGGCAGGAAGTGGTTATGGCGTTTTAGAAAAACTGGATACACTTGAGGGTCGCCGGATCGACAATACAGGTTTCTTTGCATTGACGGCTAAAGATTTAACCGAAATGCCCGAAGAAGTTTTATTGCAAAAAATATTAAAAGAATTTCCTGCTTGGCTAAAAGCGGCTGAAAAGGAGGGGATTATTCAGTCTCATTCCTGCCGAGAGCGATTGCTATGA
- a CDS encoding adenine phosphoribosyltransferase, whose amino-acid sequence MSDIGSLILDVPDFPKKGILFKDITPIFANGAAFQSLAMKFAEKLPSDVTHLCAIESRGFIIGAAVAQHREIALVLARKPGKLPRETVNHSYDLEYGSDSLLVHKDSFSEESRVVIIDDVLATGGTASAAETLVKKCGAHVVTHLFLMELKALEGGVRLKAPYHAFLKF is encoded by the coding sequence ATGAGCGACATTGGTTCTTTGATCTTGGATGTGCCCGATTTTCCAAAGAAGGGGATTTTGTTTAAGGATATCACACCCATCTTCGCGAACGGGGCGGCATTTCAATCGCTGGCCATGAAATTCGCAGAGAAACTCCCTTCTGATGTAACACATCTCTGCGCCATCGAAAGTCGTGGGTTTATTATTGGGGCCGCAGTCGCCCAACACAGGGAAATTGCCTTGGTCCTCGCTCGTAAGCCAGGCAAGCTCCCTCGCGAAACGGTGAACCACAGCTATGATTTGGAGTATGGCTCAGACTCATTGCTAGTGCACAAGGATTCCTTTTCGGAAGAGAGTCGCGTTGTGATCATTGACGATGTTTTGGCGACTGGAGGAACAGCCTCTGCCGCAGAAACCCTGGTCAAAAAATGTGGCGCCCATGTCGTCACCCATCTTTTTCTCATGGAATTAAAGGCTCTCGAAGGAGGAGTTCGGCTTAAAGCCCCGTATCATGCATTTCTTAAATTCTAA
- a CDS encoding PQQ-binding-like beta-propeller repeat protein, which produces MEHRRIAAFIIVTLTGLGALGCSLTPLQKLHAEKKDFIIEREWIKATFAEESLDFRRLNRMKPVVTEKFVVAGNAIDQLVTYDRLTGKLIWSRSFQGGVEGGAQAIDNRLFFGSSDGFFYSLNLGTGATEWTFPVRAEVLGEPLVQDNRVYFVSGNNILNALDASSGQVAWTYNRMDPSQISVRGASRPVIVGPLIYSGFSDGSFVALNKEKGTLVWEQKLNQNKRFRDVDSTPVIEGDSIYVSSFDGALYCLDKDKGNIRWKVDEGGYSPVTLNQNSLYYGSTSGKMMALDKASGKVLWSRPGIKGFATESVVYRGLLVYGESSGSLQVLDAATGNWVDQFDTGRGITSSPYLDTQTGQLYFMSANALLYRIRLGWNLRTKYWPWG; this is translated from the coding sequence ATGGAGCACCGTCGAATAGCTGCATTCATTATTGTCACATTGACCGGACTTGGTGCTCTAGGATGTTCCTTAACTCCTCTGCAAAAGCTGCACGCTGAGAAAAAGGACTTTATCATCGAACGAGAGTGGATAAAAGCCACGTTTGCAGAGGAGTCATTGGATTTTCGCCGTCTCAACCGAATGAAGCCCGTCGTAACAGAAAAATTCGTTGTAGCAGGAAATGCCATCGACCAACTTGTGACTTATGATCGATTAACAGGAAAACTAATTTGGTCTCGATCCTTTCAAGGTGGAGTGGAGGGAGGAGCTCAGGCTATCGACAACAGGCTTTTCTTTGGATCCAGCGATGGATTTTTCTATTCTCTCAATTTAGGCACAGGCGCAACCGAGTGGACGTTTCCCGTTCGAGCTGAAGTTCTCGGTGAGCCTTTAGTTCAAGACAACCGAGTTTATTTTGTTTCTGGAAACAATATTTTAAATGCATTGGATGCGAGTTCGGGACAAGTGGCGTGGACCTACAATCGCATGGATCCCTCTCAGATTTCCGTTCGGGGAGCCAGCCGTCCCGTGATCGTCGGACCTCTCATTTACTCAGGCTTCAGCGATGGATCCTTTGTGGCTTTGAATAAAGAAAAAGGAACTCTCGTTTGGGAGCAAAAACTCAATCAGAATAAACGGTTTCGCGATGTGGACTCCACTCCTGTGATTGAAGGCGATAGTATTTACGTATCGAGCTTTGATGGCGCTCTTTATTGCCTTGATAAGGACAAAGGAAACATCCGCTGGAAAGTGGACGAAGGCGGCTATTCCCCAGTGACCTTGAATCAAAATTCTCTTTACTACGGCTCAACTTCAGGAAAGATGATGGCCTTAGACAAGGCTTCCGGGAAAGTTCTTTGGAGTCGACCGGGCATCAAGGGCTTTGCGACAGAATCTGTTGTTTACCGCGGCCTATTGGTTTATGGGGAATCGAGCGGTTCGCTTCAAGTTCTAGACGCTGCCACAGGCAATTGGGTGGATCAATTTGATACCGGCAGGGGCATCACCTCAAGTCCCTATTTGGATACGCAAACCGGCCAGCTCTACTTCATGTCCGCAAATGCGCTCCTCTATAGGATTCGCCTCGGATGGAATTTGCGCACAAAATACTGGCCGTGGGGTTAG